One part of the Oceanihabitans sp. IOP_32 genome encodes these proteins:
- the dnaB gene encoding replicative DNA helicase: MKQPKQIQGYKVDKSTIISLEKGKIPPQALDLEEVVLGAMMIDKKGVDEVIDILSPEAFYKESHQYIFEAIFQLFENSEPVDLLTVSTQLKKNSKLELAGGDFYLISLTQKVSSSAHIEFHARIILQKFIQRSLIKISNEIIEDSYDETKDVFDLLDKAESKLYEVTQGNIKKSSETAQELVIQAKKKIEEISNKEGLSGIPTGFNRLDKLTSGWQPSDLIIVAARPGMGKTALTLSMARNIAVDQNIPVAFFSLEMASVQLITRLISSETGLSSEKLRTGKLEKHEWEQLNVKVKGLEKAPLFIDDTPSLSIFDLRAKARRLSSQHGIKLIMIDYLQLMTGGSSHAGNREQEISMISRNLKALAKELNVPVIALSQLSRAVETRGGSKRPLLSDLRESGAIEQDADIVSFIYRPEYYKIDEWDDDERSPTEGQAEFIIAKHRNGGLENIRLKFIGNLGKFDNLDDFDSPFEFHSKMNAAANDDGFQTDSFKASPDQAFGSSFNGEDDDVPF; this comes from the coding sequence ATGAAACAACCCAAACAGATCCAAGGATACAAAGTCGATAAAAGTACTATTATAAGTCTTGAGAAAGGAAAAATACCGCCTCAAGCTCTTGATTTAGAGGAGGTTGTTCTTGGTGCCATGATGATTGATAAAAAAGGCGTCGACGAGGTAATTGATATTTTAAGCCCCGAAGCCTTTTACAAAGAATCGCATCAATATATTTTTGAAGCTATTTTTCAATTGTTCGAAAACAGTGAGCCAGTAGACTTATTAACCGTTTCTACACAGTTAAAGAAGAATTCAAAACTAGAATTAGCAGGTGGCGATTTCTATTTAATATCTTTAACTCAAAAAGTATCTTCTTCGGCACATATTGAGTTTCATGCACGTATTATTTTGCAAAAATTTATTCAGCGTAGTCTCATAAAAATTTCCAACGAAATTATAGAGGATTCATACGATGAAACAAAAGATGTTTTTGATTTATTAGACAAGGCCGAGTCTAAATTATACGAGGTTACTCAGGGGAATATAAAAAAATCAAGCGAAACGGCACAAGAACTCGTTATACAAGCTAAAAAGAAAATTGAAGAGATTTCTAATAAAGAAGGCTTGAGTGGTATTCCAACAGGTTTTAATAGACTCGATAAATTAACCTCTGGTTGGCAGCCTTCAGATTTAATTATAGTGGCTGCTCGACCTGGTATGGGTAAAACGGCCTTAACCTTGTCTATGGCGCGAAACATTGCCGTAGATCAAAATATACCAGTTGCTTTTTTTTCCTTAGAAATGGCATCTGTACAATTAATAACACGTTTAATTTCTAGTGAAACAGGCTTGTCTTCAGAGAAATTACGTACCGGAAAATTAGAAAAGCACGAGTGGGAGCAGCTTAATGTAAAAGTTAAAGGCTTAGAAAAAGCACCTTTATTTATTGACGATACTCCATCACTTTCAATTTTCGATTTACGTGCTAAAGCACGACGTTTGTCTTCGCAGCACGGGATAAAACTAATCATGATCGATTATTTGCAACTTATGACGGGAGGGAGTAGCCATGCAGGAAACCGTGAACAAGAGATCTCGATGATTTCTCGAAATCTTAAAGCTTTAGCTAAAGAATTAAATGTTCCAGTAATTGCATTATCTCAATTATCGCGTGCCGTAGAAACACGTGGCGGTAGTAAAAGACCTCTTTTATCAGATTTACGTGAATCTGGTGCGATAGAACAGGATGCCGATATTGTATCGTTTATTTACAGACCAGAATATTATAAAATTGATGAGTGGGATGACGATGAACGCTCACCTACCGAAGGTCAAGCCGAATTTATTATAGCCAAGCATCGTAATGGTGGTTTGGAAAATATTAGATTGAAGTTTATTGGAAATTTAGGTAAGTTTGATAATTTAGATGACTTTGATTCTCCTTTTGAGTTTCATTCTAAAATGAATGCGGCTGCAAATGACGATGGTTTCCAAACAGATAGTTTTAAAGCGAGTCCAGACCAAGCTTTTGGCAGCTCGTTTAATGGTGAAGATGATGATGTTCCGTTTTAA
- a CDS encoding acetyl-CoA carboxylase carboxyltransferase subunit alpha has product MEYLEFELPIKELEDQLLKCQVIGEESVDVTETCQQIENKLKAVQKDIYKNLTPWQRVQLSRHPNRPYTMDYIKAICGDTFLELHGDRNFKDDKAMVGGLGKIGDQSFMFIGQQKGYNTKTRQYRNFGMANPEGYRKALRLMKSAEKFGIPVVTLLDTPGAYPGLEAEERGQGEAIARNILEMTRLKVPIITIVVGEGASGGALGIGVGDQVLMLENTWYSVISPESCSSILWRSWEYKELAAEALKLTAPDMKKLKIVDEIIKEPLGGAHRDREKTFASVSAAIVKTYETLKNLSPTDLVSKRMDKYLEMGVYKG; this is encoded by the coding sequence ATGGAATACTTAGAATTTGAATTACCAATAAAAGAACTGGAGGATCAATTATTAAAATGTCAAGTAATTGGTGAAGAAAGCGTTGATGTTACAGAGACTTGTCAACAAATTGAAAATAAGTTAAAGGCTGTTCAAAAAGACATATATAAAAATCTAACGCCTTGGCAGCGCGTACAATTGTCACGTCACCCTAATAGACCTTATACAATGGACTATATAAAGGCCATTTGTGGGGACACATTTTTAGAGCTTCATGGTGATAGAAATTTTAAAGATGATAAAGCCATGGTTGGCGGATTAGGTAAAATTGGCGATCAATCCTTTATGTTTATTGGTCAGCAAAAGGGATACAACACTAAAACCCGCCAATACAGAAATTTTGGTATGGCTAATCCTGAAGGCTACCGTAAAGCTTTACGTCTAATGAAATCTGCCGAAAAATTTGGAATTCCTGTAGTTACACTTTTAGATACGCCTGGAGCCTATCCTGGATTAGAAGCTGAAGAGCGGGGACAAGGCGAAGCGATTGCGAGAAATATTTTAGAAATGACACGTTTAAAAGTACCTATAATTACGATAGTGGTTGGCGAAGGCGCCTCGGGTGGTGCATTAGGCATTGGTGTAGGCGATCAGGTGCTTATGCTGGAAAACACATGGTATTCGGTAATTTCTCCAGAATCTTGTTCTTCTATTCTTTGGCGCAGTTGGGAGTATAAAGAATTGGCTGCAGAAGCTTTAAAACTTACTGCTCCAGATATGAAAAAATTAAAAATAGTAGATGAAATAATAAAAGAACCACTTGGAGGTGCTCATAGAGATAGAGAGAAAACGTTTGCTTCAGTGAGTGCGGCCATTGTAAAAACTTACGAGACCTTAAAAAACTTATCACCAACAGATTTGGTTTCAAAGCGAATGGATAAATATTTAGAAATGGGAGTTTATAAAGGGTAA
- a CDS encoding DMT family transporter: MKQFILNTPKFKNYLHLHLLVFIAGFTAILGELITISAIPLVWFRMVMASILMFLYIKIAKVKLVASKKAIVQFSFAGIVIALHWITFFGAINVSNISIALAMFSTGAFFASFIEPLVYKRGVIWYEILFGIMVIIGVFIITQGEFKHINGIILGIVSAFLSSLFAVLNGNFLKQHKATVISFYEFLSGVVFISIYILIFDGGFTTGFFNLSSSDFGYLFILASVCTAYAFIASVHVMKLISPYTVVLTYNLEPVYGVALAVLIFPEKEKMSPEFYYGASLIIATVLINGVLKNIKKLKVKRTN; this comes from the coding sequence ATGAAACAGTTTATTTTAAATACACCTAAATTTAAAAACTATTTACATCTTCATCTCCTGGTGTTTATTGCCGGTTTTACAGCAATTTTAGGAGAATTAATTACAATAAGTGCCATCCCTTTAGTTTGGTTTAGAATGGTTATGGCTTCTATTTTAATGTTTCTTTATATTAAAATAGCAAAGGTAAAATTAGTAGCCTCCAAAAAGGCCATAGTGCAATTTTCGTTTGCGGGAATTGTTATTGCTTTGCACTGGATTACGTTTTTTGGTGCCATAAACGTATCTAATATTTCAATCGCATTGGCCATGTTTTCTACTGGTGCTTTTTTTGCATCTTTTATTGAGCCTTTGGTCTATAAAAGGGGCGTTATCTGGTATGAAATTCTATTTGGGATAATGGTAATAATAGGTGTTTTTATAATAACTCAAGGAGAATTTAAACATATTAACGGTATCATTTTAGGTATCGTATCTGCATTTTTGTCGTCTTTATTTGCGGTGCTTAATGGTAACTTCTTAAAACAACATAAGGCTACAGTGATTTCATTTTATGAGTTTTTAAGTGGCGTCGTATTCATTTCAATTTATATACTCATTTTCGATGGTGGTTTTACAACGGGTTTTTTTAATTTGAGCTCTTCCGATTTTGGTTACCTTTTTATTTTAGCTTCAGTTTGCACGGCTTATGCTTTTATTGCTTCTGTTCATGTTATGAAACTTATTAGCCCTTATACAGTAGTTTTAACCTATAATTTAGAACCTGTTTATGGCGTTGCACTCGCCGTTTTAATTTTTCCTGAAAAAGAAAAGATGAGTCCAGAGTTTTATTACGGAGCCTCTTTAATTATAGCAACCGTTTTAATAAATGGGGTTTTGAAAAATATTAAAAAATTGAAAGTAAAGCGGACAAATTAA
- a CDS encoding LptF/LptG family permease translates to MKILDWYILKRYLFTFFMMLLLFIPIGITVHLAEKIGKILENEVPFESVMLYLLDFTIYFAHLLFPLFLFLSVIWFTSKLANNTEIIAFLSSGVSFTRFLKPYLIGAFIVAVLALVLGLYLAPKASQGFNDFSYKYLKKGRKISEDQNVFRQINDNDFIYVSSFSLKNKQGSNFALEHIKDNKLAFKINASSIKFIEKDSTYQLTNYTKRTIGEFDDIIETAPKKDTLFTFDIEDLTPVIYIAETLSYGDLKDFIAKEEKRGSSNIGRYQLVLYRKWSLPVSVFILTIIAVAVSSVKRRGGMGVNLAVGICIAMVFVFFDKIFGVMAEQSDFSPLVAVWFPNVIFGILAAYLLQKAKR, encoded by the coding sequence TTGAAAATACTCGATTGGTACATATTAAAACGTTATTTGTTTACATTTTTTATGATGTTGCTCTTGTTTATTCCAATAGGAATAACAGTGCATCTTGCCGAAAAAATTGGAAAAATTCTTGAAAACGAAGTGCCTTTCGAATCTGTAATGCTTTATTTACTGGACTTCACGATTTATTTCGCACACTTACTGTTTCCGCTATTTTTGTTCTTATCTGTTATTTGGTTTACATCTAAGCTTGCTAATAATACCGAAATTATTGCTTTTTTAAGCTCTGGTGTGTCGTTTACTAGGTTTTTAAAACCTTATTTAATTGGAGCGTTTATTGTTGCCGTTTTGGCCCTTGTTTTAGGACTGTATTTAGCACCAAAAGCGAGCCAAGGATTTAACGATTTTAGCTATAAATATTTAAAGAAGGGCAGGAAAATTTCTGAAGATCAGAATGTTTTTCGACAAATTAATGACAACGATTTTATTTATGTTAGTAGTTTTAGCCTTAAAAATAAACAAGGAAGTAATTTTGCTTTAGAGCACATCAAAGACAATAAACTCGCTTTTAAAATAAATGCAAGTTCTATTAAATTTATAGAAAAAGACAGTACGTATCAATTAACAAATTATACCAAACGTACCATAGGCGAGTTTGATGATATTATTGAAACGGCACCTAAAAAGGACACGCTTTTTACTTTCGATATTGAAGATTTGACTCCGGTTATTTATATTGCCGAAACCCTTTCTTATGGCGATTTAAAAGATTTTATAGCAAAAGAAGAGAAGAGAGGATCTTCTAATATTGGGCGTTATCAATTGGTGCTTTACAGAAAATGGAGTTTACCGGTATCGGTGTTTATTTTAACCATTATTGCCGTTGCAGTGTCTTCGGTTAAAAGGCGTGGTGGTATGGGAGTGAATTTAGCGGTTGGAATCTGTATAGCCATGGTTTTTGTGTTTTTTGATAAAATTTTTGGTGTTATGGCAGAACAGTCCGATTTCTCTCCGCTTGTTGCAGTTTGGTTTCCTAACGTCATTTTTGGCATTTTAGCCGCTTATCTTTTACAAAAGGCTAAACGCTAA
- the tgt gene encoding tRNA guanosine(34) transglycosylase Tgt translates to MKFELKATDPNSKARAGKITTDHGVVETPIFMPVGTVATVKGVHQRELKNDINPDIILGNTYHLYLRPQTHILEKAGGLHKFMNWDRPILTDSGGYQVYSLSANRKIKEEGVKFKSHIDGSYHTFTPENVMEIQRTIGADIIMAFDECTPYPCDYNYAKRSMHMTHRWLDRCINHLEKTPLKYDYNQAFFPIVQGSTYKDLRQQSAEYIANAGAVGNAIGGLSVGEPAEEMYAMTDVVCSILPEDKPRYLMGVGTPINILENIALGVDMFDCVMPTRNARNGMLFTAHGTINIKNLKWADDFSPVDEMGITFVDTEYSKAYLRHLFTVNELLGKQIATIHNLGFYMWLVREARKHIIAGDFRIWKEKMVKQMSNRL, encoded by the coding sequence ATGAAGTTTGAATTAAAAGCGACAGACCCCAATAGTAAAGCGAGAGCAGGAAAAATTACCACAGATCATGGCGTTGTAGAAACCCCGATTTTTATGCCTGTAGGTACTGTAGCTACGGTAAAAGGAGTCCATCAAAGGGAGTTGAAAAATGATATAAACCCAGATATTATTCTTGGTAATACTTATCATTTGTACTTGCGTCCGCAAACTCATATCCTTGAAAAAGCTGGTGGATTGCATAAGTTTATGAATTGGGATCGCCCTATTTTAACCGACTCTGGAGGGTATCAAGTTTATTCTTTATCTGCAAATCGAAAAATTAAGGAAGAAGGTGTAAAATTTAAATCACACATTGATGGTAGTTACCACACGTTTACGCCAGAAAATGTTATGGAAATACAGCGTACTATTGGGGCCGATATCATAATGGCATTCGATGAGTGTACGCCATACCCTTGCGATTATAATTATGCAAAACGTTCGATGCATATGACGCATAGGTGGTTAGATCGCTGTATAAATCATTTAGAAAAAACACCTTTGAAATACGATTACAATCAAGCTTTTTTTCCAATCGTTCAAGGGAGCACTTATAAAGATTTGCGCCAACAATCGGCAGAATACATTGCAAACGCTGGAGCTGTAGGTAATGCCATTGGAGGCTTGTCTGTAGGCGAACCAGCCGAAGAAATGTATGCCATGACCGATGTGGTTTGCAGTATTTTACCAGAAGATAAACCAAGGTATTTAATGGGTGTTGGAACGCCTATTAACATACTTGAAAATATAGCATTAGGCGTCGATATGTTCGATTGTGTAATGCCAACACGTAATGCTAGAAATGGGATGTTGTTTACAGCTCATGGTACTATTAATATTAAAAATTTGAAATGGGCAGATGATTTTTCTCCAGTTGATGAGATGGGAATAACTTTTGTAGATACCGAATATAGTAAGGCCTATTTAAGACATTTGTTTACGGTTAACGAACTGTTAGGAAAACAAATTGCGACCATTCACAATCTGGGGTTTTATATGTGGTTAGTTCGCGAAGCACGGAAACACATTATAGCTGGTGATTTTAGAATATGGAAAGAAAAAATGGTGAAACAAATGAGTAATCGTTTATAG
- a CDS encoding transketolase has product MLKMPNTQQLEDLTTQVRRDILRMVHKVNSGHPGGSLGCAEFFVALYNEIMDRKDHFEMDGIGEDLFFLSNGHISPVYYSVLARTGYFSVDELNTFRLINSRLQGHPTTHEGLPGVRIASGSLGQGMSVAIGAAQAKKLNNDKHLVYSLHGDGELQEGQNWEAIMYASGKKVDNLISTIDLNGKQIDGATDDVLPMGSIKAKFEAFDWIVIEVEEGNNIEAILKGMADAKAETGKGKPVCVLLKTVMGNGVDFMMHTHAWHGKAPNDEQLATALAQNPETLGDY; this is encoded by the coding sequence ATTTTAAAAATGCCAAACACACAACAATTAGAAGATTTAACAACACAGGTTCGTAGAGATATTTTACGCATGGTGCACAAAGTAAATTCTGGTCATCCAGGAGGTTCATTAGGATGTGCAGAATTTTTTGTAGCCTTATATAATGAGATTATGGATAGAAAAGACCATTTTGAAATGGATGGTATTGGTGAAGACCTTTTCTTTTTATCAAACGGTCATATCTCTCCAGTGTACTATAGTGTATTGGCAAGAACAGGTTATTTTTCAGTCGATGAATTAAACACCTTTAGATTAATTAATTCCCGTTTACAAGGGCATCCAACCACGCACGAAGGCTTACCAGGAGTTCGTATTGCCTCTGGTTCATTAGGTCAAGGTATGAGTGTTGCTATTGGTGCCGCTCAAGCAAAAAAACTTAATAACGACAAGCATTTAGTGTATTCTTTACACGGCGATGGCGAATTGCAAGAAGGCCAAAATTGGGAAGCGATTATGTATGCTTCTGGTAAAAAGGTTGACAATTTAATTTCCACAATTGATTTAAATGGAAAGCAAATTGATGGCGCAACAGACGATGTTTTACCTATGGGAAGTATTAAAGCTAAATTTGAAGCTTTTGATTGGATTGTAATTGAAGTTGAAGAAGGTAATAATATTGAGGCTATTTTAAAAGGTATGGCAGATGCTAAAGCTGAAACAGGTAAAGGAAAACCGGTTTGTGTCCTGCTAAAAACTGTTATGGGTAATGGCGTAGATTTTATGATGCACACCCATGCTTGGCATGGTAAAGCGCCAAACGACGAGCAATTAGCTACGGCGTTAGCTCAAAACCCAGAAACTTTAGGCGATTATTAA
- a CDS encoding transketolase family protein — translation MKTYTYTEKKDTRSGFGAGLTELGRTNPNVVALCADLIGSLKMDKFMEENPERFFQIGIAEANMMCIAAGLTIGGKIPFTGTFANFSTGRVYDQIRQSIAYSNKNVKICASHAGLTLGEDGATHQILEDIGLMKMLPGMTVINTCDYNQTKAATIAIAEHEGPVYLRFGRPAVPVFTPEDQKFEIGKAITLTEGTDVTIVATGHLVWEALEASKVLHEKGISVEVINIHTIKPLDEQAILNSVAKTGCVVTAEEHNILGGLGESVARTLALHKPTPQEFVATNDTFGESGTPAQLMEKYGLNSAAIVDKALAVIKRK, via the coding sequence ATGAAAACATATACATACACAGAAAAAAAAGATACTCGAAGTGGTTTTGGTGCTGGATTAACAGAGCTTGGTAGAACCAATCCTAATGTTGTTGCCCTTTGTGCCGATTTAATTGGGTCTTTAAAAATGGATAAATTCATGGAAGAAAACCCAGAGCGTTTCTTTCAAATTGGTATTGCCGAAGCAAACATGATGTGTATTGCAGCTGGTCTTACCATTGGTGGTAAGATTCCGTTTACAGGAACTTTCGCAAACTTTTCTACAGGTCGTGTTTACGATCAAATACGCCAATCTATAGCTTATTCGAATAAGAACGTAAAAATATGTGCTTCTCATGCTGGATTAACTTTAGGAGAAGACGGTGCAACACATCAAATTCTTGAAGATATTGGATTAATGAAAATGCTTCCAGGCATGACCGTTATAAACACTTGTGATTACAACCAAACTAAGGCGGCGACAATCGCGATTGCAGAACACGAAGGTCCAGTATATTTACGTTTTGGAAGACCAGCAGTACCTGTATTTACACCAGAAGACCAGAAATTTGAAATAGGAAAAGCAATCACATTAACCGAGGGTACAGATGTTACGATTGTGGCCACTGGACATTTAGTTTGGGAAGCTCTTGAAGCCTCTAAAGTATTGCATGAAAAAGGGATATCGGTAGAAGTGATAAACATTCACACCATAAAACCTCTTGATGAACAAGCTATTTTAAATTCGGTTGCCAAAACAGGTTGTGTCGTTACTGCAGAAGAGCATAACATTTTAGGAGGATTAGGTGAGAGCGTAGCAAGAACTCTAGCTTTACACAAACCAACACCACAAGAATTTGTAGCAACAAATGATACTTTTGGAGAGTCTGGAACCCCTGCTCAACTCATGGAAAAATACGGTTTAAATAGCGCTGCTATTGTCGACAAAGCTTTAGCCGTTATTAAAAGAAAATAG
- a CDS encoding outer membrane beta-barrel protein — protein MKNSFFITLLCAFISVATYAQSESGYGVKAGLNYNANGNYFESIDANAQKPDGNIGYHLGVFAKFGSHLYFKPELVYTSTKSDYASSSFKMQKLDAPLLVGMKVFGPISVFGGPSLQYILDTDFKTSDLSINKVKNDFTVGLNFGVGFNLNKLGVDLRYERGLSKNEATFLDNNGINVENRLYTRPDQLILSLSLVL, from the coding sequence ATGAAAAATTCATTTTTTATTACCTTACTATGTGCATTCATTTCTGTTGCCACTTACGCACAGTCAGAAAGCGGTTATGGTGTGAAAGCCGGTTTAAATTACAACGCTAACGGCAATTATTTTGAATCTATAGATGCCAATGCCCAAAAACCAGATGGCAATATAGGATACCACCTTGGCGTATTTGCTAAATTTGGAAGCCATTTGTATTTTAAACCAGAATTAGTTTATACCAGTACAAAAAGTGATTATGCTAGCAGCAGTTTTAAAATGCAAAAATTAGATGCCCCATTACTGGTAGGAATGAAAGTTTTTGGGCCTATAAGTGTTTTTGGAGGACCGTCCTTACAGTATATTTTAGATACAGATTTTAAAACTTCAGACCTGTCCATTAATAAAGTAAAAAATGATTTTACGGTAGGACTAAATTTTGGCGTTGGTTTTAACCTAAACAAATTAGGAGTCGATCTAAGATATGAAAGAGGTTTAAGCAAAAACGAAGCTACTTTTTTAGACAACAACGGTATTAATGTTGAGAATAGATTATACACGCGTCCAGATCAATTAATTTTAAGTTTATCGCTAGTTCTTTAA